A stretch of Desulfovermiculus halophilus DSM 18834 DNA encodes these proteins:
- a CDS encoding GxxExxY protein, whose amino-acid sequence MRCADEVYAILGACFEVYKRMGCGFLEAVYQECLEIEFEYKDIPFISQPELKLTYRDRELKKTYEPDFVCYDQVIVEIKAVREISDDHYAQLLNYLHGTDMDVGLLANFGHYPKLEYKRMVM is encoded by the coding sequence ATGCGTTGTGCAGATGAAGTATATGCCATACTTGGCGCCTGTTTCGAGGTTTATAAACGCATGGGCTGCGGGTTTCTGGAGGCTGTCTACCAGGAATGCTTGGAGATCGAGTTCGAATATAAAGATATTCCATTTATTTCTCAGCCTGAGTTGAAGTTGACCTATCGGGACAGAGAACTCAAGAAAACCTATGAGCCTGATTTCGTCTGTTATGATCAAGTGATTGTGGAAATCAAGGCTGTCAGGGAAATATCTGATGATCATTATGCGCAGTTGCTGAACTATTTGCATGGAACGGATATGGATGTGGGCTTATTGGCAAACTTTGGCCATTATCCAAAGCTGGAATACAAGCGGATGGTCATGTAA
- a CDS encoding STT3 domain-containing protein, producing MNDRSRVILCIGIFIITYALTLGLRLYEAPAWDNPALSIQGEKLLATHDAYYWLAGAKDTSKNPDAALAQITGWVHAITGMQYGNLAFWLPVFVAPLAVIPLILLGRHWRLEEGALTAGVLTAGCLGFVLRTRLGFYDTDILALFFPLLVYVLLIMLFTPWLRSGWFQGKDVIKELSQENRMRFLLQSVGAGLIGMAYMWFYPNAGAVLLTSLGALVLCILVLAPSWRQTGWLIIGLLMFLGLSLGGPVSWLGVAALFWILQRKVEWQSTGKGLKWALIALGCIVVIDANILGMIWSGVMKVLGYAKIFSTDIRREGDLNLPMVVQSIREAQNIDWGGIIYRVAGHWAVFAAGLLGFGYVLYSYPLALIFVPMLGMALFSFALGNRFTMYGGAVLGLGLGFGLSLLLLRLHIRKSLRVVVQLALSLVVLLPTLEVASGLSPAPILPKPYAQTFLELKEKTPENARLWPWWDYGYAGQYYAERITFGDGGIHGGSILYPAARVHMTSSPRQARQMMQYITLSQREEFAANSTKYKNMNEFWKPYLADPVAGLEDMGPEGAKEFVRSLADKEYDWPNDLPPQYLVLSWENLRLAYWISFYGSWDLVTGQADPGRIQQVRGEVNFDLDKGHMELEGGTLELNGLDVVDHEDPKHFTWDSDTGIYGLLNRITSELYLMDEKIYNSMMVQMLIRNPSRFKANFELTVDNYPWNRAYRAKN from the coding sequence ATGAACGACCGCTCACGCGTAATCCTCTGCATCGGCATCTTCATCATTACCTACGCCCTAACTCTGGGCCTGCGCCTGTATGAAGCACCGGCCTGGGACAATCCAGCTTTGAGTATTCAGGGCGAAAAGCTGCTGGCCACCCACGATGCCTACTACTGGCTGGCAGGAGCCAAAGACACCAGCAAAAACCCAGACGCGGCCCTAGCCCAAATAACAGGATGGGTCCACGCCATAACCGGCATGCAGTACGGCAATCTGGCCTTCTGGCTCCCGGTCTTTGTCGCTCCCCTGGCCGTGATTCCTCTCATTCTCCTTGGCCGACACTGGCGGCTGGAGGAAGGGGCCTTAACTGCCGGGGTCTTAACCGCCGGATGTCTGGGCTTTGTGCTGCGAACACGCCTTGGCTTTTATGACACGGATATTCTGGCACTCTTTTTCCCCCTGCTCGTCTATGTTCTCTTGATCATGCTCTTCACCCCCTGGCTGCGGTCAGGCTGGTTTCAGGGCAAAGATGTGATCAAAGAACTCAGCCAGGAAAACAGAATGCGCTTTCTGCTCCAGTCCGTGGGTGCGGGCCTTATCGGCATGGCCTATATGTGGTTTTATCCCAATGCCGGAGCTGTGCTCCTGACCAGTCTGGGGGCTTTGGTGCTCTGCATCCTGGTCTTGGCTCCAAGCTGGCGGCAGACCGGCTGGCTTATCATCGGCCTGCTCATGTTTTTGGGTCTCTCCCTAGGCGGACCCGTCTCTTGGCTGGGCGTGGCCGCGCTGTTTTGGATCCTGCAACGTAAAGTTGAGTGGCAAAGTACGGGCAAGGGGCTAAAATGGGCTCTGATCGCCCTGGGCTGCATTGTAGTTATCGACGCCAATATTTTGGGTATGATCTGGTCCGGGGTGATGAAGGTCCTGGGATATGCCAAGATATTTTCCACTGACATCAGGCGTGAAGGGGACTTGAACCTGCCCATGGTGGTCCAGAGCATCCGCGAAGCTCAGAACATCGACTGGGGCGGCATCATTTACCGGGTGGCCGGGCACTGGGCCGTTTTTGCCGCCGGGCTGCTTGGATTTGGATATGTGCTGTACAGCTATCCATTGGCCCTGATCTTTGTCCCCATGCTGGGCATGGCCCTGTTTTCCTTTGCCCTGGGCAATCGGTTCACCATGTACGGCGGAGCGGTTCTGGGTCTGGGCCTTGGTTTCGGCCTCAGCTTGCTCCTGCTCCGCTTACATATCCGCAAGAGCCTGCGGGTGGTGGTCCAACTGGCCCTGAGCCTGGTGGTCTTGTTGCCCACGTTGGAGGTGGCCTCCGGCCTGAGTCCGGCCCCTATCCTGCCCAAGCCCTATGCCCAGACCTTCCTGGAACTGAAGGAAAAGACGCCGGAAAACGCCCGGCTATGGCCCTGGTGGGACTACGGCTACGCCGGGCAATATTATGCGGAGCGAATTACTTTTGGTGATGGTGGGATACATGGTGGAAGCATTCTTTATCCTGCGGCCAGGGTGCATATGACCTCTTCTCCCCGTCAGGCCCGGCAGATGATGCAGTACATCACCCTCAGTCAGCGGGAGGAGTTTGCAGCCAACAGCACCAAGTACAAGAATATGAACGAGTTCTGGAAGCCCTATCTGGCCGATCCAGTGGCCGGGCTGGAGGACATGGGGCCGGAAGGGGCAAAGGAGTTTGTCCGCTCCCTGGCGGACAAGGAATATGACTGGCCGAATGATCTTCCGCCCCAATATCTGGTCCTGTCCTGGGAGAACCTGCGCTTGGCCTATTGGATAAGCTTTTATGGCTCGTGGGACCTGGTCACCGGCCAGGCCGACCCGGGACGGATCCAGCAGGTCCGGGGGGAAGTGAACTTTGATCTGGATAAGGGACACATGGAGCTGGAAGGCGGTACCCTGGAGCTTAACGGCCTGGATGTGGTGGATCACGAAGATCCCAAGCACTTCACCTGGGACAGCGATACCGGCATCTACGGCCTTTTAAACCGCATCACCAGCGAGCTCTACCTCATGGACGAGAAGATCTACAACTCCATGATGGTCCAGATGCTCATCCGCAACCCCTCCCGGTTTAAGGCCAACTTCGAACTCACAGTGGACAACTACCCCTGGAACCGCGCCTACCGCGCCAAAAACTGA
- a CDS encoding putative bifunctional diguanylate cyclase/phosphodiesterase, which produces MTDSSPKHTGILLQSLLDRIARPLNVHDVQGEVIVTASAGISWYPTDGNQGTDLVQKAETAMGRAKESGIQRVEFFTSDMQASSLESLRLHKDLLDALEQEQFTLFFQPQIDLATDGIAGAEALVRWHHPDGKIVGPQDFIPILEDMGRIQELGEFVLNQGCDALQRINEAGLDLPRMAINLAAPQLEDPDLGSKLAKTMQASGIPPEQLELEVTESLLISRFELVQNQMSELLGMGISVALDDFGTGYSSLQYLTRYPFSKLKIDKSFVWNMAKGDKDYEVVKAIISLGHSLQIKVLAEGVEDKRHEQTLRTLGCELVQGYLYSPPIDFKAFVEYLRKYSHPGQED; this is translated from the coding sequence ATCACGGATTCAAGTCCCAAGCATACGGGTATCTTGCTCCAGTCCCTGTTGGACCGAATCGCTCGCCCCTTGAATGTGCATGATGTTCAGGGGGAGGTTATCGTCACGGCAAGTGCCGGCATCAGTTGGTATCCAACCGACGGCAACCAGGGAACCGATCTGGTCCAAAAGGCTGAAACAGCCATGGGCAGAGCGAAAGAATCAGGGATTCAACGTGTTGAATTCTTTACTTCCGATATGCAGGCCTCTTCCCTGGAGAGTCTGCGGTTGCACAAAGATCTGCTGGATGCCCTGGAACAGGAACAGTTCACGCTCTTCTTTCAACCCCAAATAGATCTGGCCACAGATGGGATAGCAGGAGCTGAAGCCCTGGTCCGCTGGCACCATCCAGACGGCAAAATCGTCGGGCCACAAGACTTTATCCCCATTCTGGAGGATATGGGACGCATCCAAGAACTGGGGGAATTTGTTCTCAATCAGGGCTGCGATGCACTGCAGCGCATCAATGAGGCTGGTCTTGATCTGCCCAGAATGGCTATCAATTTGGCAGCTCCTCAACTGGAGGATCCGGACCTGGGCTCCAAGCTCGCAAAAACCATGCAGGCATCTGGCATTCCCCCGGAGCAGCTGGAACTGGAAGTCACCGAAAGCCTGCTTATTTCCAGGTTTGAACTTGTCCAGAACCAGATGAGTGAGCTCTTGGGCATGGGCATCAGCGTGGCCTTGGATGACTTCGGGACTGGATATTCCTCCCTGCAATACCTGACCCGGTATCCTTTTTCCAAGCTGAAGATAGATAAATCCTTTGTCTGGAACATGGCCAAAGGAGACAAGGACTACGAAGTGGTCAAAGCCATTATATCCTTGGGGCACAGCTTGCAGATCAAGGTCCTGGCCGAAGGCGTGGAAGATAAAAGGCATGAGCAAACCCTGCGCACGCTGGGATGCGAGCTGGTTCAGGGCTATCTGTATAGCCCCCCCATAGATTTTAAGGCTTTTGTGGAGTACCTTCGGAAATATTCCCACCCGGGCCAAGAAGACTGA
- a CDS encoding type II toxin-antitoxin system VapC family toxin: MIFIDTGAFLARYLAKDQYHSPATAFWDALKARNEGLVTSNFVLDEAATLLGRRAGYLFASKRLKAVYASNILQICRPDRDDELRAIDWFAKFSDQGVSFTDCISFVIMTRMRIDQVFSFDRHFDSAGFKRLPVG, from the coding sequence GTGATATTTATCGACACCGGAGCCTTTCTGGCCCGCTACCTGGCTAAAGATCAATACCATAGTCCAGCCACAGCTTTCTGGGATGCGCTCAAAGCCAGAAATGAAGGCCTGGTAACCAGCAACTTTGTCCTGGACGAGGCCGCAACCCTGTTGGGCAGACGGGCGGGATACCTGTTTGCGTCCAAGAGACTGAAAGCAGTGTATGCTTCGAATATCCTGCAGATATGTCGGCCTGACCGGGACGATGAGCTCAGGGCGATTGACTGGTTTGCCAAGTTCTCTGATCAAGGGGTGAGCTTTACGGACTGCATATCATTCGTGATCATGACACGTATGCGGATTGACCAGGTATTTTCCTTTGATAGGCATTTTGATTCGGCGGGATTCAAGCGGCTGCCGGTTGGATGA
- a CDS encoding DUF1778 domain-containing protein: MPRKIVETNSRVSLRIPSEDKALLVRAVDLEQTTLTDFMLRYALQAARTVIEQAERVELNQRDSLHVLDLLENPPAPNTKLMQAAQNLPPSP, translated from the coding sequence ATGCCTCGAAAGATTGTTGAAACCAATAGCCGCGTATCTCTGCGCATTCCATCAGAGGACAAGGCCCTTCTGGTCAGGGCAGTGGACCTGGAGCAGACCACGTTGACCGATTTTATGCTCAGATATGCTCTACAGGCGGCCCGAACTGTGATTGAACAGGCAGAAAGAGTTGAGCTGAACCAAAGAGACAGCCTGCATGTGCTGGATCTGTTGGAAAATCCCCCTGCTCCGAACACAAAGTTGATGCAAGCCGCTCAAAATCTTCCCCCAAGCCCATGA
- the vapC gene encoding type II toxin-antitoxin system tRNA(fMet)-specific endonuclease VapC, producing MLDTNICIAVMKGRPAVQSKISNIDPAEIGISSIVLAELAYGVWKSSQKERNTQALTDFCSICSVWDWPAAAADTYGEIRGLLEQQGRIIGANDLLIAAHTKYLNAVLITNNTREFNRIPGLPIEDWTL from the coding sequence ATGCTGGATACCAATATCTGCATTGCTGTCATGAAAGGTCGCCCGGCCGTCCAATCAAAAATCAGCAACATTGATCCAGCCGAAATCGGTATCTCGAGTATTGTGCTGGCAGAACTTGCCTACGGGGTATGGAAAAGCAGCCAGAAAGAGCGCAATACACAGGCACTGACTGATTTCTGTTCAATTTGCAGCGTTTGGGACTGGCCGGCGGCTGCAGCTGATACCTACGGCGAGATACGGGGACTTCTCGAGCAACAGGGGCGCATAATCGGGGCCAATGACCTGCTCATAGCAGCGCATACCAAATATCTCAATGCTGTCCTCATCACCAACAACACCCGTGAGTTCAACAGGATCCCAGGTTTACCAATCGAGGACTGGACTCTTTGA
- a CDS encoding antitoxin, giving the protein MNKDPATENHGDSVRTARLFRNGKNQAVRLPKEFEIHAREVIIRKQGADIILTPKPETWQEYFASAQRLDDDFPEDISDLPFEIRESL; this is encoded by the coding sequence ATGAACAAAGACCCTGCAACAGAAAATCATGGCGACAGCGTGCGAACAGCCCGGTTATTTAGAAACGGCAAAAACCAGGCAGTGCGTCTGCCCAAGGAGTTTGAAATACACGCCAGAGAAGTGATCATCCGCAAGCAGGGCGCAGACATCATCCTCACGCCAAAACCGGAAACATGGCAGGAGTACTTCGCCTCTGCGCAGCGTCTGGACGACGATTTTCCCGAGGATATCAGCGATCTGCCTTTTGAAATCCGGGAAAGCTTATGA
- a CDS encoding DegT/DnrJ/EryC1/StrS family aminotransferase, producing MLHSPFSPWPVFAADEQEAAMRPLLSGRVNYWTGQEGRAFEKEYAAYTGRRHGIALANGTLALELALAAAGIGPGHEVITTCRTFIASASAVAVRGATPVVCDVDPVSQNMTAETIRAVCTDRTKAVICVHLAGWPCDMDSIMELAEEKGLWVIEDCAQAHGARYKGRPVGSLGHMGAFSFCQDKIMTTGGEGGMLVLDDEDLWKRAWAYKDHGKSWDAVYEREHPPGFRWLHESFGTNWRMTEMQAAIGRVQLGKLDNWVARRRELAQRLTVAFRNLPGLRVTEPEDEIFHAYYKYYVFVRPEELRDGWDRDRIMNEISARDVPCMSGICPEIYLEKAFFFGDRRSEVGGRKTEVGGRRSDVGSRRSEGQRDGGTKRWRDGETERLEGRSDVIGVSDKENEATGELKRLPVARELGETSLMFLVHPTLTDEEIDKTCTVVAEVMDAAV from the coding sequence ATGCTTCATTCACCATTTTCCCCCTGGCCTGTGTTTGCGGCCGACGAACAAGAAGCCGCCATGCGGCCCCTGCTCTCTGGCCGAGTGAACTACTGGACCGGGCAGGAAGGTCGAGCGTTTGAAAAAGAATACGCAGCCTACACCGGACGGCGGCATGGGATTGCCCTGGCCAACGGCACCCTGGCCCTGGAGCTGGCCTTGGCTGCCGCGGGCATCGGACCTGGCCATGAGGTGATCACCACCTGCCGGACCTTTATCGCCTCGGCCAGTGCGGTTGCCGTGCGCGGGGCCACGCCGGTTGTCTGTGATGTGGATCCGGTCTCCCAGAACATGACCGCGGAGACAATCCGGGCTGTATGTACGGATCGGACCAAAGCCGTTATCTGTGTGCATCTGGCTGGCTGGCCGTGTGACATGGATTCGATTATGGAGCTGGCCGAGGAAAAAGGACTGTGGGTCATTGAGGACTGCGCTCAGGCCCATGGGGCCAGGTACAAGGGCCGGCCGGTGGGCTCCCTTGGGCACATGGGCGCCTTTTCCTTTTGTCAGGACAAGATCATGACCACCGGAGGCGAAGGCGGCATGCTGGTCCTGGACGACGAAGACCTGTGGAAGCGGGCCTGGGCCTATAAGGACCACGGCAAGAGCTGGGATGCAGTGTATGAGCGCGAGCATCCCCCGGGATTTCGCTGGCTGCACGAGTCGTTTGGCACCAACTGGCGGATGACCGAGATGCAGGCGGCCATCGGCCGGGTCCAGCTGGGCAAGCTGGACAATTGGGTGGCTCGTCGGCGGGAGCTGGCACAGAGGCTGACTGTGGCCTTCCGGAATCTGCCCGGCTTGCGGGTGACCGAGCCGGAGGACGAGATTTTCCACGCCTATTACAAGTACTACGTCTTTGTCCGGCCGGAGGAATTAAGGGACGGATGGGACCGGGACCGGATCATGAACGAGATCAGCGCCCGGGATGTACCCTGCATGAGCGGGATCTGCCCGGAGATTTATCTGGAGAAAGCGTTCTTTTTCGGAGATCGGAGATCGGAGGTCGGAGGTCGGAAGACGGAGGTCGGAGGTCGGAGGTCGGACGTCGGAAGTCGGAGATCGGAGGGACAAAGGGACGGAGGGACGAAGAGATGGAGAGATGGAGAGACGGAGAGACTTGAGGGACGGAGCGATGTAATCGGCGTAAGCGATAAGGAGAACGAAGCGACAGGAGAGTTGAAAAGACTGCCGGTGGCCAGGGAGCTGGGGGAAACGAGTTTGATGTTTCTGGTCCATCCCACGCTGACGGACGAGGAGATTGACAAGACCTGTACGGTGGTGGCTGAGGTTATGGATGCGGCTGTTTGA
- a CDS encoding DUF1788 domain-containing protein: MTTRFEDRLNQVIDRLLSRELLANVGLGNEIGFYIFDYEPEHELHMRAYLQTIEDQLPKRKPDLRFVHINLFQLIIDYLKDRKLLDKSFQRQKSKGDEALLKALSGPLEAKKMAEYFVHKANPEDQDLILLSGIGSAWPLIRSHSLLNSLHPLIQNTPLVIFYPGKFDGQGLRLFGRLKQSNYYRAFRLVA; encoded by the coding sequence ATGACCACCAGATTTGAGGACCGGCTCAACCAGGTCATCGACCGCCTGCTGTCCAGGGAGCTCTTGGCCAACGTCGGGCTGGGCAATGAGATCGGGTTCTATATCTTTGACTATGAACCTGAGCATGAGCTGCACATGCGGGCCTATCTTCAGACCATTGAGGATCAGTTGCCCAAAAGGAAACCCGACCTGCGATTTGTCCACATCAATCTGTTTCAGCTGATCATCGACTACCTCAAGGACCGAAAGCTCCTGGACAAATCCTTCCAGCGGCAAAAAAGCAAAGGAGACGAGGCCTTGCTCAAGGCATTGAGCGGACCTCTGGAGGCCAAAAAGATGGCCGAATATTTTGTCCACAAAGCCAATCCGGAGGACCAGGATCTCATCCTCTTATCCGGCATTGGCTCTGCCTGGCCTCTTATCCGCAGTCATTCCCTGCTCAACAGTCTGCACCCATTGATCCAAAATACGCCTCTAGTGATCTTCTATCCCGGCAAGTTCGACGGGCAGGGTCTGCGGCTCTTCGGCCGGCTCAAGCAAAGCAACTACTACCGGGCATTCCGGCTGGTGGCATAA
- a CDS encoding sensor domain-containing diguanylate cyclase — MAEKIDDVHLARQLLELMPDAFVLIDEDQRIVQVNPQAEAIFQDTAGNMLGQPLDVILPREVAGQHHRYVQRFLESSEQVKMLADRGVLFGRRKNGERFSFLGTIAKLQLPEGIRLAIIMREVTEYLQSEQRRKYLERASYCLSQSLSAVIQARDETELLQEICRIAVEIGGYLFAWIGFAREDAEKWVQPVASFGQGNDYLHNVFVSWAENDPSGRGPVGRAVRSGKPQFSRNTAQDRDFAFWRDQALQRGFHSVAAFPLTIGTQVLGTLTFYNQDDSFDREEVQLLTTLADNLSFGVQALRTQKERDEKASLLQQNTDLLRERIKELNLLYTISRLKNREDLSVPERLTQIAAAMPQAWQYPDIAQARIVIQGYGEFQTPGFVQSSLSLTHPVFFNDQTMGSVEVVYTQTPPNNSRQVFLPEEEKTIESVAFHVGDIIRYVQMITEQQKLSRALEQTADTVVITDRDGVIEYINPSFEAKTGYSREEAVGNKPNLLKSDEHPPEFYHTMWETILNGDVYRDTVINRAKDGSLYYEYKTITPLYDQAGNLTHFLATGKDLTEQLQTESRLQYLLTHDPVTGLMNHKEFLRKLNSIIAESSSQDRPLAIAALGVDNFKAVNDLLGRSVSRTPTCP, encoded by the coding sequence ATGGCGGAAAAAATAGACGATGTTCATCTCGCCCGGCAGCTCCTGGAGCTCATGCCCGATGCCTTTGTTCTGATCGATGAAGATCAGCGCATCGTTCAGGTCAACCCGCAAGCAGAAGCCATCTTTCAAGATACGGCGGGCAACATGCTGGGTCAGCCCCTGGATGTCATTTTGCCCCGAGAGGTCGCCGGACAGCATCACCGATATGTCCAAAGGTTTCTGGAAAGTTCCGAGCAGGTCAAAATGCTCGCCGATCGCGGCGTCTTGTTCGGGCGGCGCAAAAACGGGGAAAGATTTTCCTTTCTGGGAACCATTGCCAAGCTGCAGCTGCCGGAAGGAATTCGGCTGGCCATCATCATGCGCGAGGTAACCGAGTATCTCCAGTCAGAGCAGCGCCGCAAATACTTGGAAAGGGCATCATACTGCTTGAGTCAAAGTCTGAGCGCTGTGATTCAGGCCCGGGATGAGACAGAGCTTCTCCAAGAAATTTGCCGTATTGCGGTGGAAATCGGCGGCTACCTTTTTGCCTGGATCGGATTTGCCCGGGAAGATGCAGAAAAGTGGGTGCAACCCGTTGCATCTTTTGGACAGGGAAACGACTATCTGCACAATGTCTTTGTCTCCTGGGCTGAAAACGACCCTTCCGGACGCGGGCCTGTGGGCAGAGCAGTGCGTTCCGGAAAGCCGCAGTTCAGCAGGAATACGGCCCAAGACCGGGACTTTGCCTTCTGGCGGGACCAGGCCTTGCAGCGGGGTTTTCACTCGGTTGCAGCTTTTCCCCTCACAATCGGCACCCAGGTCCTGGGGACACTGACCTTCTACAATCAAGACGATTCCTTTGACCGGGAAGAAGTGCAGTTGTTGACCACCCTGGCCGACAACCTCTCCTTTGGCGTGCAAGCCCTCCGGACCCAGAAAGAGAGAGATGAAAAAGCCTCCCTCCTGCAACAAAACACAGACCTGCTCCGGGAAAGAATAAAAGAGCTCAACCTGCTCTATACCATAAGCCGGTTGAAGAATCGGGAAGATCTTTCTGTGCCGGAGAGGCTGACTCAAATCGCAGCAGCCATGCCCCAGGCCTGGCAATATCCGGATATTGCTCAAGCTCGTATTGTGATCCAGGGATACGGAGAATTTCAAACTCCGGGATTTGTCCAAAGCTCACTCAGCCTGACTCATCCCGTTTTCTTCAACGATCAGACCATGGGCAGCGTGGAGGTCGTCTACACCCAGACGCCGCCCAATAATAGCCGGCAGGTCTTTTTGCCTGAAGAAGAAAAAACAATTGAGTCCGTAGCCTTCCATGTCGGGGATATTATCCGTTATGTGCAGATGATAACCGAGCAGCAAAAGCTCTCCAGGGCGCTGGAACAAACTGCGGATACTGTGGTTATTACCGACCGGGATGGGGTCATTGAGTATATTAATCCAAGCTTTGAAGCCAAAACCGGATATTCCCGGGAAGAGGCAGTCGGCAATAAGCCAAATCTCCTTAAGTCAGATGAGCATCCCCCAGAATTTTATCACACCATGTGGGAAACCATCCTCAACGGAGATGTCTACAGGGATACAGTCATCAACAGAGCCAAGGACGGCTCCCTGTATTATGAATACAAGACCATCACTCCCCTGTACGATCAAGCAGGCAATCTGACCCACTTCCTGGCGACAGGAAAAGACCTTACCGAACAGCTGCAGACCGAAAGCCGGCTTCAATATCTGCTGACCCACGACCCTGTTACCGGCCTGATGAACCACAAGGAGTTCCTCCGCAAGCTGAACAGCATTATTGCCGAGAGCTCATCCCAGGACAGACCGCTGGCTATAGCAGCCCTCGGCGTGGACAACTTCAAGGCTGTCAATGATCTCCTGGGCCGGAGCGTCTCCAGGACACCAACCTGCCCGTAG
- a CDS encoding DUF1819 family protein has product MSTSRYRGDIVAGSLLVPESRKVADLMIKGFSGQPLKHKVLEDNLLQKRSPVTAQRQARLIVARMSAIDPSFWPIIRDGSKEQATQALLCAAIKHNRLVGDFIHQVVTTKIRTFQNDISYRDWETFVEQGRTIDSTLDSWSETTRAKVRQVVFRILAEAKIIDSTRSKHLLPFTLLPEIRSLLEKHQETYVLRCLEIFQ; this is encoded by the coding sequence TTGTCCACATCGCGATATAGAGGTGATATTGTCGCGGGCTCGCTTCTGGTCCCGGAGAGCAGGAAAGTGGCCGATCTCATGATCAAGGGGTTTTCCGGCCAGCCGCTCAAGCACAAAGTCCTGGAAGACAATCTCCTTCAGAAACGAAGCCCGGTGACTGCTCAAAGACAGGCCAGACTGATTGTGGCCCGCATGAGCGCAATAGATCCAAGCTTTTGGCCCATCATTCGGGACGGCTCAAAAGAGCAGGCCACCCAGGCCCTGCTCTGTGCCGCCATCAAGCACAACCGCTTGGTTGGTGACTTCATCCACCAGGTGGTCACCACCAAAATCCGTACATTTCAAAATGACATTTCCTACCGGGACTGGGAGACTTTTGTTGAACAGGGCCGGACCATCGACTCCACCCTGGACTCCTGGTCGGAAACCACCCGGGCCAAGGTGCGGCAGGTGGTGTTCAGGATCTTGGCTGAGGCCAAGATTATCGACTCCACGCGCAGCAAGCACCTGCTCCCCTTTACCCTGCTTCCGGAAATCCGTTCACTTCTGGAGAAACATCAGGAAACCTATGTCCTACGTTGTCTGGAGATTTTCCAATGA